The region GCAAGATCACCCTGAAGAACGAATCGGCCCTGGCCGACATCGCCGCCGCGTAACCCCAAGCTTCGCCGCACCGCCGCCTCCAGACTGGGGGCGGCGGCTTTTATGCCCCCTCCCCTGTCCAGCCGTGTTTCTGTACATGTGACACCAATCCTGGACGGTTGGCATTCCCAGCGCGCCCCGCCTGTGCATAGACTCGGGCGATGACCCAGACCTACACCCCCGACCGTCCCCTGCGCGTCGCCGTGATCGGCAGCGGCCCCAGCGGCATCTTCGCCACCGAGGCCCTCCTGAAACAGACCGACCTGCCCGCCCAGGTGGACGTCTACGACCGCCTCCCCACCCCCTACGGCCTGGTGCGCTACGGCGTGGCGCCCGACCACCTGACGATCAAGAGCGTCACGCGCGGCTTCGAGAAGACCCTCGGCGACCCGCGCGTGCGCTTCCTGGGCAACGTGGAATTCGGCACCGACCTCACCCACGAGGACGCCCTGGCCCACTACGACGCCGTGCTGTACACCGTCGGGGCCAGCAGCGACCGCCGCCTGGGCATTCCCGGCGAGGACCTGACGGGCAGCATGAGCGCCACCGAGTTCGTCGCGTGGTACAACGGCCACCCGGACGCCGCCGCGCGCGAGATGGTCCTGAATGCCAGCGGCGTCGCCGTGGTCGGCGTGGGGAACGTCGCGCTAGACGTGAGCCGCATCCTCGTGAAGACCGCGCAGGAACTCCACGAGAGCGACATCGCCGCGCACGCCCTGACCGCGCTGGACGCCAGCCACGTGCAGGACGTGTGGGTGCTGGGCCGCCGCGGGCCCGCGCAGGCCGCCTTCACCACCAAGGAACTGCGCGAGTTCGGGGAACTGCACGCCGCCGAACCCGTCGTGAAACCCGAGGAGATCGCGCTGAGCGAGGCCGAGGAAGCCGCGATCACCGACAACACCAAGAAGAAGAACGTGGAAGTCCTGCGCGACTTCGCCGCCCGCGAAACCGAGGGCAAGGCGCGGCGCGTGCACCTGCGCTTCCTGACCTCCCCCGTCGAGATCCTCGACGACGGGCAGGGGCGCGTGGGCGGCCTGAAGGTCGAACGCAACCGCCTGGACGAGAACGGCAACGCCGTCGGCACCGGCGAGTTCGAGGTGCTGCCCGTGCAGATGGTGCTCCGCTCGGTCGGGTACCGCGGCGTGGCGCTGCCCGGCGTGCCCTTCGACGAGCGGCGCGGCGTGATTCCCAACGAGGAAGGCCGCGTGGAGGGCCGCGTGGGCGAGTACACCGCCGGGTGGATCAAACGCGGCCCCAGCGGCGTGGTCGGCACGAACCGCAAGGACGCCACCGACACCGTCGCCCACCTGCTGGCCGACGCGAAGGACGGCAAGCTGCCCGGCGCCACCCACCCCACCCGAGAGGCCGTGGACGCCCTGCTGGCCGGGAAGGGCGTGCAGGTCTACTCCTTCCACGACTGGCAGGTCCTCGACGCGCACGAACTCGCCGAAGGG is a window of Deinococcus grandis DNA encoding:
- a CDS encoding FAD-dependent oxidoreductase, encoding MTQTYTPDRPLRVAVIGSGPSGIFATEALLKQTDLPAQVDVYDRLPTPYGLVRYGVAPDHLTIKSVTRGFEKTLGDPRVRFLGNVEFGTDLTHEDALAHYDAVLYTVGASSDRRLGIPGEDLTGSMSATEFVAWYNGHPDAAAREMVLNASGVAVVGVGNVALDVSRILVKTAQELHESDIAAHALTALDASHVQDVWVLGRRGPAQAAFTTKELREFGELHAAEPVVKPEEIALSEAEEAAITDNTKKKNVEVLRDFAARETEGKARRVHLRFLTSPVEILDDGQGRVGGLKVERNRLDENGNAVGTGEFEVLPVQMVLRSVGYRGVALPGVPFDERRGVIPNEEGRVEGRVGEYTAGWIKRGPSGVVGTNRKDATDTVAHLLADAKDGKLPGATHPTREAVDALLAGKGVQVYSFHDWQVLDAHELAEGQAQGRPRAKVVHRELMLGHRKS